The segment ATTACCGTGTCATCATCGGCACAGACTCAAAAGAAGGGAGAAGCCGTATACCCTTGCAGGTCTTTGTCACGGCGCTGATCATTCACCGGGTGGGATTCGGGGGACGCTATTACTGGCGAAAAACCTTCCGGAAAGATCTATACGGGATCCGGGACAAGATTTACCACGAGGCGTTCCTATCCCTTCAGACATCTCAGAAACTGCTCGAAGAACTTAAGCGGTACCCCGGCAACCATCTGTCCAATTATCATCTGGAGATTCATGTGGATATAGGCGTGAACGGGCCGACTCGGGCGATGATTCGGGAAGTGATCGGGATGATCGAAAGCATGGGCTTTATCGCCAGGATCAAGCCGGATTCTTTCGGTGCTTCTCAGGTGGCCCACCGCCACACGTAGGCATTTGAGTTCAGTCAAGATTCAGGATTCGGAAACAGAACGCCGGAGAGAGGGCTGGGAAAAAATGGGGCAGGACGGAAGAGAGTTGAAAACGTTGGATGAGAATCAAAAAATTGCTTGGTTGATCGAGCCGTCCCGTGAAGTATGGGATTCCTTGATTCATCATCCCTTTCCCCGTGATTTGGCTGCTGGAATCCTGCCTCTTGAAACATTCCGGTATTATCTTGCACAGGACAACCACTATCTCGAAGATTTCCTCAGGACTGTCGGGCTATTGGTGGCCAAGGCCGCGACCAGCGAACTGAGACGGTTTGCGGTCACCTTACTCCAGGACACCTTGACCGGAGAATTGGCCATGCATGAGGCCATCGAACGGGACTTTCCTTTTTCCGGGGATTGTCCCATTAATAACGTCACTTACGCCTATGGAGATTTTCTACTTCGGCAGGCCTACCAGGGTAGTGATTGCGAAATTCTGACCGCTCTGGCCCCGTGTGTAGTCAGCTACCGGCTCATAGCCCGGCGTTTGAGCATAGACCCGGTAAAGGATCTCCCGGCCGCCTACCAGCTGTGGTTGGACAGTTACCGGGGGGAGGCATATGGAGCGCTGGTCGAACGCTTCCTCACCTTGCTGGATGAAAGGCTCTCCGGGCAGGTTCGGGAACAGCGGGAACGGGCGCGGTTGATTTTCCGGAAGGCCTGTGATTTCGAATTTCTTTTTTGGGAGGAAAGCTACCGCGGTAGGCTGAGATTTATGGTCAAAGACTAACGTCCTCAGTAGTTCCGCAACAAATTCTGGTTGGTGACCCTCTGCCTGTTTCCAGGAAACACCGCAAGACCATGCGTACCGATTTCATTTTTACCCGGATTTCCGGTATAATTTGCATGGCCCGGTGGACATGATCCCGGTACCGCGTGCCTAGTCTGGGAACCTTTGACGCAGGAACGGTTTTATCGTATAAAAGGAGGCTAAAGCACGGTGGCGAAAATTATCAGAAAAGACGTTCTTACCCCCCAGATCAAGTTGATGGTGGTCGACGTTCCCGGGGTGGCCAGGAAGGCCAAACCGGGCCAGTTCGTGGTCTTGCGTTTTTATGAGGAAGGAGAACGGCTGCCTCTGACGATCGCTGATTACGATCCTGCGGCGGGGACGGTGACCATCATTTTCCAGGAGGTCGGCAAGAGTACCAGGCAGCTTGGGGAACTCGAAGCCGGAGACGATATTCTTGATTTTGTCGGACCCCTGGGAAAGGAAATCGAGGAAAAACAGTTCGGTCATGTGGTCTGCGTGGGGGGTGGGGTCGGTATCGCTCCCGTTTATCCCAAGGCCCGGGCCCTTAAAATGCTGGGGAATCGGGTCACTTCAATTATTGGTGCCCGGTCCGCCGACCTCCTCTTTTGGGAACGGGAAATGCAGGAGGTCAGCGACACGCTCCATGTGACCACGGATGACGGTACCTATGGCGAAAAGGGTTTTGTCACCCAGGTTCTCGAACGGGTGATTAAGGCCGAAAAGCCCGACCTGGTCGTGGCGGTTGGGCCGATCATGATGATGAAGATGGTCAGCCTGCTTACCAGGAAGTATGCAGTTCCCACCCTGGTGAGCCTGAATCCGGTCATGGTCGATGGTACCGGGATGTGCGGGTGCTGCCGGGTCACGGTCAATGGCGAGCGTAAATTCACCTGCGTCGACGGACCGGTCTTTGACGGGCATTTGGTGGATTACGACGAATTGCTTACCCGGAGCCGCAGTTACCTGGAGGAAGAGAAGCGGGCACTCGAGAGCTGGTTGATGAAAAAAGCCCAGGAGGAGATCGCCCGTGCCTAAAGAGCGACTCACCGGCCGGCCGAAGATGCCTCAACGGCCGGTCAAACAACGGATCACCGACTTTGACGAGGTGCCGACCGGCCTCGAGGACTGGGCAGCGGTGGGCGAAGCCCGGCGCTGCCTGCAATGTAAAAAACCACCGTGCATGAAAGGGTGTCCGGTAGATATCGACATTCCTGGTTTTGTCGCCCTGATCGCGGAAGAGCGATTTGATGAGGCGATTCTGAAGATGAAGGAAAAAAACAGTCTTCCCGCGATTTGCGGCAGGGTGTGTCCGCAGGAGGAACAGTGTGAACGGGAGTGCGTCCTGGGGAAAAAGGGCGAACCGATCGCCGTTGGTTACCTGGAGCGTTTTATTGCCGATTACGAGAGGGAAAAGGGAATCAAGGCTCCGGTAGTGCCGCCCCCCAATGGCCACCAGGTAGCCGTGATCGGTGCCGGACCGGCCGGGCTCACCTGTGCCGGGGATCTGGCCAGACTAGGCTACCGGGTTACCATTTTTGAAGCATTGCACTCACCAGGGGGCGTTTTGGTCTACGGGATACCGGAGTTTCGCCTTCCTAAAGCGATTGTGGCCCAGGAGGTCAACTATGTTAAATCTCTGGGGGTCAACCTGGAGGTGAACGCCGTGGTGGGCCAGACCATGACTATCGACGACCTGGAGGAAGAAAGATATGAAGCCTTTTTCATTGGAACCGGCGCCGGTCTTCCGTATTTCATGAATCTTCCAGGGGAAAATCTGAACGGCGTCTATTCCGCGAACGAATTTCTCACCCGCTCGAACCTGATGAAGGCCTACCTGTTTCCTCGCTACGATACCCCGATCAAGATCGGCCGGCGGGTCGCGGTCATTGGGGGAGGGAATGTGGCCATGGACTCGGCCCGCACGGCCCTGCGGCTGGGTGCCGAAGAAGTCTGCCTGGTATACCGACGGACCAAGAAAGAGATGCCCGCCCGGATCGAAGAAGTGGAACGTGCGGAGGAAGAAGGCATCAACTGCATCATCCTCACTAATCCAGTCAGATTTACCGGGAACGCCAACGGCTGGGTCACCGGGATCGAGTGTATCCAGATGGAACTCGGGGAACCGGATGATTCGGGGCGGCGGCGGCCGGTCCCGGTACCGGGACCGGAATTCGTCATTCCCATCGATACCGTTGTGGTGGCCATCGGACAGGGACCTAATCCGGTGTTTCTTAAGAGCGTGGCTAATTTAGCCCTGAACCGCTGGGGCTATATCGAAACGGATACCGAAACCGGAGCCACCAACCGAAAGGGCATGTTTGCCGGTGGGGATATCGTGACCGGCGCAGCCACGGTTATCTCGGCGATGGGTGCGGGCAAACAGGCAGCCCGATCCCTCAACCGTTATATCAACGATCCGGCAAGCTTTCCGCAATGGAGGGAGTAAGCGATGAAAACCACGGACCTTCTGGTGATCGGCGGCGGCCCGGCCGGGTATTCGGCGGCGGTGCGGGCGGCCCGAAAAGGTTTGAACGTCCTCTTGGTAGAAGACCGGGATTTGGGAGGGACTTGCCTGAACCGGGGGTGTATCCCTACCAAGGCCCTATACAAAGCCCAGGAAGTTGTGCACTTGGTGCGCAGGGCGGCCGATTTTGGGGTCAAGGGCCGGTTTGAGGGAATTGATTGGACCCGAGTTCAAAACAGGAAAAATAAGATTGTCAAACAATTAACCGGAGGCGTTTCGTTGCTCCTGAAAAAAGCGCCGGTGGAAACCGTTTTCGGACACGCTTCGTTTCTCGATGCCCGGACGGTTCGGGTTAACCAAGCCTCAGGGGAACAGGAAGAGGTCCGGGCCGAGAGAATTTACCTCGCTTCCGGGTCAAAAAGCGCCCCGCTTTCCGTTCCCGGGGCGGATCTTCCCGGTGTGGTGGATTCGGAAGAAGCCCTGGAATTCAGCGAGGTGCCCCGCAAGTTGGTGGTCATCGGCGGCGGATACATTGGCATCGAAATGGCCTGTATTTACCAGGCTTTTGGGTCGGACGTTACAGTCATCGAAATGCTTCCCGGCATTCTTCCCACCGCCGATGAAGAGACCTCGGCTTTGTTGGCCTCCCTCTTGCAGAAACAGGGGATGCAGATTCGGACCGGAGCCCGGGTGAAAGAGATCCGGAAAAATGGGGGTCTTCAGGTTGTTTTTGAACACGAGGGCGAGACTCGTTACGCCGAGGGAGACTATGTTCTGGTCGCCACCGGCCGGATTCCCTCGACTGAGGGGCTCGATCTGGAAGCGGCTGGTGTTCTGGTGAACGGAAAGGCAGTCAAGACCGATGCGGCAATGCGCACTTCGGTACCGCATATCTATGCCGGGGGGGATGTGAATGGCAAACATCTGCTGGCCCATGTCGCCTACCGGGAATCAGAGGTTGCCGTCAGTACTATGACCGGGAACGAGAAACGGATCGACTACCGGGCGGTCCCGGCTGTGATCTTCTCTGTTCCGGAAATCGCTTCGGTGGGATTGACCGAAGCCCAGGCCCGGTTAGCGGGATATGAAATTTCGGTCGGGAGGTTTCCTTTCCGGCTCAATGGAAAAGCCTTGATCGAAGGGGAGACCGAGGGATTTGTGAAAATCATTGCCAATGCACCGACCGGAGAAATTCTGGGAACTCATATCGTCGGTCCCCGGGCTTCCGATCTGATTGCCGAGTTTGTCCTGGCTATGAATCTCGAAGGCACTACGGAGGAGGTTGCCGGAAGCATTCACGCCCATCCTACGCTCAGCGAAGTGAATATGGAGGCGGCCGAAGCGGTCTTCGGAGCGTCGGTGCATGTTCCCTGAAAAGGGGAGTCAGGATCGGTGAAATCGTTGCCCCTTGCTCACCTTCACCAAAGCCGGGGTGCTCGTATGGGGGTATTTGCCGACTGGCAGGTCCCCATTTTTTTTTCCCGGATTCGGGACGAATATTTTGCCTGCCGGGAGACCTTCGGCCTGTTTGATGTCTCACATCTGGGAAAGCTCTTCCTCAGAGGGCAGGATAGCCGAGCTTTGCTGAAACTCACAGCCTGCCGGGCTCTGGACGGAATCTCTCCGGGGCGGGGCCGGTATATGTTTTTTCTGAATCACCGGGGTGGTATTGTCGATGGCGTTATGGTTTTTCCGAAAAACGAAGGGTTTTGGATTCTCACCAACGCCGGAGCCAAAGAGAGGGTCTTTCAATGGTTACATACCCAGGCGGGTCAGAAAAAAATGGTGGTGGATGTCGAAGACCGGACGGACCGTTTGTTTCTCTTTTCCCTACAGGGTCCCGCCAGTTCCCGGGCGATTTCCGAGTTTTTTTGCCGCCCGCTTTCTGACCTTCTCCGGTTTTCCATGTCAGAAGCGGCGCATGGGGGTAGCGAATTCCTCATAAGCCGGATGTCTTATTCCCGGGAGGACGGTTTCGAAATCATGGGTGACCGGGATTGTGCGGGTTCCCTGTGGGAAAATTGGCTTGATTTTACCCACAGGAACGACGGGACGGTGTGCGGGTTCGGTGTTCGGGACCTTTTGCGTTTCGAGGCGGCCTATCCCCTCTACGGTCAGGAAATGGAGGAGACGGTCAACCCCTTGGAACTGGGACGGGAGAACCTCATCGACTGGGGGAAGGGGGAGTTCATCGGCCGTCAAGCGTTGCTGATGGAGCAAAAACAAGGGTCGAAAAAAAAGCTGGTCGGTTTTGAAATCGATGGAAAAAGAATTCCCCGCTACGGTTTTCCCATACAAAACCGGCAGGGGACTCCCTGCGGGCATATCACCAGCGGTAATTATTCCTTTTCGCTGCGGAAAAATCTGGCCATGGGGTTTCTGAGCCGGCCGAACTGGGATATTGGACAGGAATTGCTGATCTCTGTCCCGCGGACCAAGGTCTTGGCCCGTATCGTTCCCCTTCCTTTCACTAAGGACAGGGTATGGTAATCAAGAAAGGGAGGATGGGAATCGGTGGTTTTTACCGGTGACCGATCGCCCATCACCGTTCACCGTTTTCATTTACCGGGAGGTGACCATATGGAAACACCGGATGATCTTTATTATACGAAAGAGCATTGTTGGGTGAAAGAGGAAGGGGATCAAGTCCGTTGGGGGATAACCGACTTTGCTCAGAGCGAGCTGGGTGATGTTATTTTTGTCGAGTTTCCGGCCGTGGGAGAAAAGGTCAACCGGGGCGAGCGGATCGGAGACGTCGAGTCGATCAAGACCGTGTCCAATCTCTATGCCCCACTGACGGGCACAGTGATTGCAGTCAACACCGCTCTCAACAAGAGTCCCGAGTTCATTAACCAGAGCCCTTACGGCGATGGGTGGATTTGTCTCATGCAACCCGATTCCAGTGAAGATATCGGCGGGTTGTTGGATGTAGCGCAGTATATCGAATTGATCCAGGCGGGACAGTGAGCGTGAAGAGATTCCGGTGTATCGATGATCCGTCCCTGACCGGTTTTGAAAACATGAGCCGGGACGAGGCGATGCTCGATTTGGCCTGTAGTTTTCCGGTTCCGCCAACCCTCCGCTTTTTCCAGTGGGATCGGAAAACCCTTTCCATCGGCCGGTTGCAGCGGACAGACGTGGTGAATATCGGGCATCTCGACGATCATTCGATACCGCTGGTGAGGCGGCCGACGGGAGGCCGGGCTATCCTCCATGACCGGGAACTCACCTTCAGCCTTTTTCTTCCCCTGCTTTTTTTCGGAACCGCGCTCAATCTTTCTCTTCATTACGAACAGCTGAAAAAAGTGCTCTATCGGTTCATGGAATCCATCGACGTCGATGTCGACCGTGAAACGTTGAACGAACCGTATCTTCTTTCCCCCTACTGCTTTTCTCTGAATGTCGCTCACGAGATCACCATCGGGGGGAAAAAGATCATCGGTGTCGCGCAAGCCCGCAGCAAATGCGGGGTGCTCTTCCAGGGATCGTTCATCCTAAGAGCGGACCGCCAGGAAATCGCCGCCTGTTTCCAAAAACAGGAAACCGTGTTCGAGGAGATTTCCCGTAATATGATTACCTTGGGTGAACTACTCGGGACGGTTCCGGACCGGGATGTACTGATCGGATGGTTAGTAAAGAGCGTTGAGGAGGTCTGGGAGTGTGAATGCCGCTGGCGATCCTGGTTTGAGGAGGAAATCGAACGGTCGGTAGAACTGATGGGGGAAAAATATTATCCCGGGTCCCCCTTTATCCTGGATTATAAGAGATGAAGAAAGCGCTCTTCATATAGGACAAATTTATCAGAAACTCTTGCCAAAAGAACGCTTTCCCATTACAATGGGTAATGCTTCCTATGGGAAGAAGGGTAGGCGCGGGGTCGTGGTGTAGCCTGGCCAAACACGCCAGCCTGTCACGTTGGAGACCGCGGGTTCAAATCCCGTCGACCCCGCCATTTAGTGCCGAGATAGCTCAGGCGGTAGAGCGATGGACTGAAAATCCATGCGTCCCCAGTTCGATTCTGGGTCTCGGCACCATTCTTGAAACCAAGCGGAAGTAGCTCAGTGGTAGAGCGTCACCTTGCCAAGGTGAGGGCCGCGGGTTCAAGTCCCGTCTTCCGCTCCATTTATTGAGGCGGCATGGCCAAGCGGCTAAGGCAGAGGATTGCAAATCCTTTATCCCCGGTTCGAGTCCGGGTGCCGCCTCCATTTTGGTTCAGTCCGGGCGGCTAGTTCAGAGGAAGAACGCTTCCTTGACGCGGAAGAGGTCACAGGTTCGAGTCCTGTGTCGCCCACCATTGGATAAAAAAGCGCCGGCCCTTTGGGGCTCGGCGCTTTTTGTTTTGAG is part of the Atribacteraceae bacterium genome and harbors:
- a CDS encoding sulfide/dihydroorotate dehydrogenase-like FAD/NAD-binding protein, which codes for MAKIIRKDVLTPQIKLMVVDVPGVARKAKPGQFVVLRFYEEGERLPLTIADYDPAAGTVTIIFQEVGKSTRQLGELEAGDDILDFVGPLGKEIEEKQFGHVVCVGGGVGIAPVYPKARALKMLGNRVTSIIGARSADLLFWEREMQEVSDTLHVTTDDGTYGEKGFVTQVLERVIKAEKPDLVVAVGPIMMMKMVSLLTRKYAVPTLVSLNPVMVDGTGMCGCCRVTVNGERKFTCVDGPVFDGHLVDYDELLTRSRSYLEEEKRALESWLMKKAQEEIARA
- the gcvT gene encoding glycine cleavage system aminomethyltransferase GcvT; translated protein: MKSLPLAHLHQSRGARMGVFADWQVPIFFSRIRDEYFACRETFGLFDVSHLGKLFLRGQDSRALLKLTACRALDGISPGRGRYMFFLNHRGGIVDGVMVFPKNEGFWILTNAGAKERVFQWLHTQAGQKKMVVDVEDRTDRLFLFSLQGPASSRAISEFFCRPLSDLLRFSMSEAAHGGSEFLISRMSYSREDGFEIMGDRDCAGSLWENWLDFTHRNDGTVCGFGVRDLLRFEAAYPLYGQEMEETVNPLELGRENLIDWGKGEFIGRQALLMEQKQGSKKKLVGFEIDGKRIPRYGFPIQNRQGTPCGHITSGNYSFSLRKNLAMGFLSRPNWDIGQELLISVPRTKVLARIVPLPFTKDRVW
- the gcvH gene encoding glycine cleavage system protein GcvH, with product METPDDLYYTKEHCWVKEEGDQVRWGITDFAQSELGDVIFVEFPAVGEKVNRGERIGDVESIKTVSNLYAPLTGTVIAVNTALNKSPEFINQSPYGDGWICLMQPDSSEDIGGLLDVAQYIELIQAGQ
- the lpdA gene encoding dihydrolipoyl dehydrogenase; amino-acid sequence: MKTTDLLVIGGGPAGYSAAVRAARKGLNVLLVEDRDLGGTCLNRGCIPTKALYKAQEVVHLVRRAADFGVKGRFEGIDWTRVQNRKNKIVKQLTGGVSLLLKKAPVETVFGHASFLDARTVRVNQASGEQEEVRAERIYLASGSKSAPLSVPGADLPGVVDSEEALEFSEVPRKLVVIGGGYIGIEMACIYQAFGSDVTVIEMLPGILPTADEETSALLASLLQKQGMQIRTGARVKEIRKNGGLQVVFEHEGETRYAEGDYVLVATGRIPSTEGLDLEAAGVLVNGKAVKTDAAMRTSVPHIYAGGDVNGKHLLAHVAYRESEVAVSTMTGNEKRIDYRAVPAVIFSVPEIASVGLTEAQARLAGYEISVGRFPFRLNGKALIEGETEGFVKIIANAPTGEILGTHIVGPRASDLIAEFVLAMNLEGTTEEVAGSIHAHPTLSEVNMEAAEAVFGASVHVP
- the gltA gene encoding NADPH-dependent glutamate synthase, whose protein sequence is MPKERLTGRPKMPQRPVKQRITDFDEVPTGLEDWAAVGEARRCLQCKKPPCMKGCPVDIDIPGFVALIAEERFDEAILKMKEKNSLPAICGRVCPQEEQCERECVLGKKGEPIAVGYLERFIADYEREKGIKAPVVPPPNGHQVAVIGAGPAGLTCAGDLARLGYRVTIFEALHSPGGVLVYGIPEFRLPKAIVAQEVNYVKSLGVNLEVNAVVGQTMTIDDLEEERYEAFFIGTGAGLPYFMNLPGENLNGVYSANEFLTRSNLMKAYLFPRYDTPIKIGRRVAVIGGGNVAMDSARTALRLGAEEVCLVYRRTKKEMPARIEEVERAEEEGINCIILTNPVRFTGNANGWVTGIECIQMELGEPDDSGRRRPVPVPGPEFVIPIDTVVVAIGQGPNPVFLKSVANLALNRWGYIETDTETGATNRKGMFAGGDIVTGAATVISAMGAGKQAARSLNRYINDPASFPQWRE
- a CDS encoding ribonuclease H-like YkuK family protein, giving the protein MHEGKYFYSPSEGRLGFDQVIVSLFDFICEEPSRHYRVIIGTDSKEGRSRIPLQVFVTALIIHRVGFGGRYYWRKTFRKDLYGIRDKIYHEAFLSLQTSQKLLEELKRYPGNHLSNYHLEIHVDIGVNGPTRAMIREVIGMIESMGFIARIKPDSFGASQVAHRHT